The following are from one region of the Stigmatella ashevillena genome:
- a CDS encoding lysophospholipid acyltransferase family protein, which produces MLTALFSLLTLLPARPRRAVMRQVIDRVWKRYADMHVQGREHLPLGPALYVCNHLSNADGLTLQRALAPLRIWFLAGVKLRQTAMTRLATETVETLFIRPGSPDIEALRRAVEALKKGRSVLVFPEGGRSRTGALLRAKKGVSLIAHRSGVPIVPVALTGTERMLPIDERNMGGERLHRARITVRIGPPFRWEDLSEEVHGADDSRQAMADAMMRRVAALLPPEYQGEYRQLPETRLPATGTQRAPSVPSPGVPSSH; this is translated from the coding sequence ATGCTGACCGCCCTCTTTTCCTTGCTGACCCTTCTGCCCGCTCGGCCCCGCCGTGCCGTGATGCGGCAAGTGATTGACAGGGTCTGGAAGCGTTACGCGGACATGCACGTGCAGGGGCGCGAGCACCTGCCCCTCGGCCCTGCCCTCTATGTGTGCAACCACTTGTCCAATGCGGATGGATTGACCTTGCAGCGTGCGCTCGCGCCGCTGCGAATCTGGTTCTTGGCGGGGGTGAAGTTGCGGCAGACGGCGATGACCCGTCTGGCCACCGAGACCGTGGAGACCCTCTTCATCCGTCCGGGTTCGCCTGACATCGAAGCGCTGCGGCGTGCGGTCGAGGCGCTCAAGAAAGGCCGCTCCGTGCTCGTCTTTCCAGAAGGAGGGCGCAGCCGGACCGGCGCCCTGCTCCGGGCCAAGAAAGGCGTGAGCCTCATCGCGCACCGGTCCGGTGTCCCCATCGTCCCCGTGGCCCTCACCGGCACCGAGCGGATGCTTCCCATCGACGAGCGGAACATGGGCGGCGAGCGGCTGCACCGCGCCCGCATCACCGTGCGCATCGGCCCCCCCTTCCGCTGGGAAGACCTGAGCGAGGAAGTCCACGGGGCCGACGACTCCCGCCAGGCCATGGCCGACGCGATGATGCGCCGCGTGGCGGCTTTGCTGCCCCCTGAGTACCAGGGGGAATACCGGCAGCTGCCCGAGACACGTCTACCCGCAACGGGGACCCAGAGGGCGCCGAGCGTGCCCTCTCCCGGCGTGCCCTCTTCTCACTGA
- a CDS encoding RidA family protein encodes MPRELVNPPSLYNSVQYGFSHAALQRGGQTLHLAGQVAWDPQGVLVGPGDLARQTRQVMDNLKAVLASVGARPTDLVRLRTYVVNHTPDKLGIVLNEIKAFYEGAEPAPNTYIGVAALALPELLVEIEAIAVIA; translated from the coding sequence ATGCCCCGTGAGCTCGTGAACCCTCCCAGCCTCTACAACAGTGTTCAGTACGGCTTCTCCCACGCGGCCCTTCAGCGGGGAGGACAGACCTTGCACCTGGCGGGACAGGTGGCTTGGGATCCTCAAGGCGTCCTCGTGGGACCGGGAGACCTGGCCCGGCAGACACGCCAGGTGATGGACAACCTCAAGGCCGTGCTCGCGTCCGTGGGCGCCCGGCCTACGGACCTCGTGCGCTTGCGGACCTATGTGGTGAACCACACGCCCGACAAGCTGGGCATCGTGCTCAACGAAATCAAAGCCTTCTATGAGGGCGCGGAGCCTGCGCCCAATACCTATATTGGTGTGGCGGCGCTCGCCCTGCCCGAGCTCCTCGTCGAAATCGAAGCGATCGCCGTCATCGCATGA
- a CDS encoding RluA family pseudouridine synthase: protein MTPLEPPPVPEERPSAFPSPFDERGPHPLARQAAEVLKAELQAGTLAPGVSTSLLEAPEGGKMFGVLVVQDSQGRIGFLRSFSGMLGGQWELEGFVPPIFDREARQRLEPPGEATVKALLARAEALRTSPERAGLQAARDLRQARQAGERAELRARHEARRQQRHARRLELAASPALTEEERRHALHALDQESRGDKAERRKLEAAQEQEEREGTRAYARMERRLQALERLRRIVSRKYMKRIHDTYAVHNARGERRCLRCLYTPGEPPSGAADCSAPKLLAHAYAQGLHPLALAEFWWGASPPTGGRLSGAFYGACREKCGPLLPFMLEGLTVSSPRRFSPPEPTASAGALSLVFEDEWLVVIDKPCGLLSVPGKGAELNDSVLTRLRARYPHATGPLLVHRLDLDTSGLLVAALDSRTHAALQRQFLHREVLKRYVAWIDGRVQGEQGTIDLPLRVDLHDRPRQIHDPIHGKPATTEWQVLERRGERTRVALSPHSGRTHQLRVHAAHPLGLGAPIVGDRLYGHEEVRLLLHAEGLAFRHPATGQRVSFERPAPF, encoded by the coding sequence GTGACCCCATTGGAGCCGCCTCCCGTGCCGGAAGAGCGGCCCTCGGCCTTTCCCAGCCCCTTTGACGAGCGGGGCCCTCACCCGCTGGCCCGCCAGGCCGCGGAGGTGCTGAAGGCGGAACTCCAGGCAGGGACCCTGGCCCCAGGCGTCTCCACCTCGCTGCTGGAGGCCCCTGAAGGGGGCAAGATGTTTGGCGTCCTGGTCGTCCAGGATTCCCAGGGCCGCATCGGCTTTCTCCGGTCCTTCTCCGGCATGCTGGGGGGGCAGTGGGAGCTTGAAGGTTTTGTCCCACCGATCTTCGACCGGGAGGCTCGTCAGCGCTTGGAGCCCCCGGGGGAAGCCACCGTGAAGGCCCTGCTCGCCCGGGCCGAGGCGCTGCGTACCTCGCCGGAGCGCGCTGGCCTCCAGGCCGCGCGTGACCTCCGGCAGGCTCGCCAGGCAGGGGAACGGGCCGAGCTGCGCGCCCGGCATGAGGCGCGGCGGCAACAGCGCCACGCGCGACGGCTCGAACTCGCCGCCTCTCCCGCGCTCACCGAAGAGGAGCGGCGCCACGCCCTCCATGCGCTCGACCAGGAGAGCCGCGGCGACAAGGCGGAGCGGCGCAAGCTGGAGGCGGCCCAGGAACAGGAGGAACGGGAAGGGACCCGGGCCTACGCCCGGATGGAGCGGCGCCTCCAGGCCCTGGAACGCTTGCGGCGCATCGTCAGCCGGAAGTACATGAAGCGGATCCACGACACCTACGCCGTCCACAATGCCCGGGGAGAGCGCCGCTGCTTGCGGTGCCTGTACACGCCCGGGGAGCCTCCCTCGGGGGCCGCCGACTGCTCCGCGCCCAAGCTCCTCGCCCATGCCTACGCCCAGGGGCTGCATCCGCTGGCGCTCGCCGAGTTCTGGTGGGGCGCCTCCCCGCCCACGGGCGGACGCCTCTCCGGCGCGTTCTATGGCGCCTGCCGGGAGAAGTGTGGGCCGCTGCTCCCGTTCATGCTGGAAGGACTGACGGTCTCCTCCCCCCGGCGCTTCTCGCCTCCGGAACCCACGGCCTCCGCCGGAGCGCTCTCCCTCGTCTTCGAGGACGAATGGCTCGTCGTGATCGACAAGCCCTGCGGACTGCTGTCCGTGCCCGGAAAGGGCGCGGAGCTGAACGACTCGGTGCTCACCCGGCTCCGGGCCCGGTACCCCCACGCCACGGGGCCTCTGCTCGTGCACCGGCTCGATCTGGACACCTCGGGCCTGCTCGTCGCGGCGCTGGATTCGCGCACCCATGCCGCCCTGCAACGGCAGTTCCTCCACCGGGAAGTCCTCAAACGCTACGTGGCCTGGATTGATGGCCGAGTGCAGGGGGAGCAGGGCACCATCGATCTTCCCCTGCGCGTCGACCTCCACGACCGGCCCCGGCAGATTCACGACCCCATCCACGGCAAACCCGCCACCACGGAGTGGCAGGTCCTCGAGCGGCGCGGGGAGCGCACCCGCGTGGCCCTCTCGCCCCACTCTGGAAGAACGCATCAACTGCGGGTGCACGCGGCCCATCCGCTCGGCCTCGGGGCGCCCATCGTGGGCGACCGCCTCTATGGACACGAGGAGGTCCGCCTGCTCCTGCACGCCGAGGGGCTCGCGTTCCGGCACCCCGCGACGGGGCAGCGCGTCTCCTTTGAACGGCCCGCGCCTTTTTGA
- the rnhA gene encoding ribonuclease HI yields MTLPLVHIYCDGACSPNPGIGGWGSILVSPAHGHARKELSGAEPETTNNRMELTAALMALRALKSPCQVQLFTDSQYVRNAFQEKWLDRWQRTGWKTAAKQPVQNADLWQALLEQTRVHQVTWNWVRGHSGHVENERADAMAVAARLALAATLGR; encoded by the coding sequence ATGACCTTGCCCCTGGTGCATATCTATTGTGATGGCGCGTGCTCGCCCAACCCAGGCATCGGAGGCTGGGGCTCCATCCTCGTCTCGCCAGCGCATGGCCACGCGCGCAAGGAGCTGAGCGGGGCCGAACCGGAGACCACCAACAATCGCATGGAGCTGACGGCGGCGCTGATGGCCTTGCGTGCGTTGAAGTCGCCTTGTCAGGTGCAGCTCTTCACGGATTCCCAGTATGTGCGCAATGCCTTCCAGGAGAAGTGGTTGGACAGGTGGCAGCGCACGGGATGGAAGACCGCGGCCAAACAGCCGGTGCAGAACGCGGATCTCTGGCAAGCGCTGCTAGAGCAGACCCGGGTGCACCAGGTGACTTGGAACTGGGTTCGGGGTCACTCGGGGCATGTGGAGAACGAGCGCGCGGACGCCATGGCGGTGGCCGCGAGGCTGGCGTTGGCGGCGACACTCGGGCGCTGA
- a CDS encoding sigma 54-interacting transcriptional regulator, whose amino-acid sequence MPTVGQEMHSGETAEGGKLQETLPYEHGRPPGGGPVVRRFRLTVVEGPGVGSTWESASDVCSIGSHPLNDFPLDDSTVSRFHCEVRIGPRGPRVKDLDSTNGVIVDGVQVADAYLRGGSLLRLGREVLRFDFSSETNRLQLSENMRFGSLIGTSVAMRGCFALLERASARDVTVLLEGETGTGKSQAALAIHQAGSRRDKPFIVVDCGAIPSNLLESELFGHEKGAFTGALGRRAGAFEEAHGGTVFLDEIGELPPELQPKLLRVLETREIRRVGSNTYQPVDIRLIAATHRDLRAEVNAGRFRSDLFFRLAVLRIVQPSLRQRPEDLPLLVDGILSSLGADPERTGALRTPEFIAKLRHAAWPGNVRELRNYLERCLVFEDALDLSQEEAGPSGSLELDPSKPYADQRRRVMDDFERRYLRVLLEKHQGKVAQAAVTAGMDRVHLYRLLRRHGIKP is encoded by the coding sequence ATGCCGACCGTGGGCCAGGAGATGCACTCTGGAGAGACCGCCGAGGGCGGAAAACTTCAGGAGACGCTCCCGTACGAGCATGGGCGTCCCCCGGGGGGCGGGCCCGTCGTGCGCCGCTTCCGCCTCACGGTGGTCGAGGGACCCGGGGTGGGCTCCACCTGGGAGTCTGCTTCGGACGTGTGTTCCATCGGTTCGCATCCGCTCAATGATTTCCCGCTGGATGACTCCACCGTGTCGCGCTTCCACTGCGAGGTGCGCATCGGGCCTCGGGGGCCGCGGGTGAAGGACCTGGACAGCACCAACGGCGTCATCGTCGATGGCGTGCAGGTGGCGGACGCGTACCTGCGCGGCGGCAGCCTGCTGCGGCTCGGACGCGAGGTGCTGCGCTTCGACTTCAGCTCGGAGACCAACCGGCTCCAGCTCTCCGAGAACATGCGCTTCGGCTCGCTGATTGGCACCTCGGTGGCCATGCGCGGCTGCTTCGCGCTGCTGGAGCGCGCCTCGGCCCGGGACGTGACGGTGCTCCTGGAGGGGGAGACGGGGACTGGCAAGAGCCAGGCGGCCCTGGCCATCCATCAGGCGGGGAGCCGACGCGACAAGCCCTTCATCGTGGTGGACTGCGGCGCCATTCCCTCGAACCTCCTGGAGAGCGAGCTGTTCGGCCACGAGAAGGGCGCTTTCACCGGAGCGTTGGGCCGGCGCGCGGGGGCCTTCGAGGAGGCCCATGGAGGCACCGTCTTCCTGGATGAAATTGGCGAGCTGCCCCCGGAGCTCCAGCCCAAGCTGCTGCGCGTGCTGGAGACGCGGGAGATCCGCCGGGTCGGCAGCAACACGTACCAGCCGGTGGACATCCGCCTCATCGCCGCCACGCACCGGGACTTGCGCGCGGAGGTGAACGCGGGCCGTTTCCGCTCGGACCTCTTCTTCCGGCTGGCCGTGCTGCGCATCGTCCAGCCCTCCTTGCGCCAGCGTCCTGAGGACCTGCCGCTGCTGGTGGATGGCATCCTCTCCTCACTGGGCGCGGATCCCGAGCGCACGGGGGCCCTGCGGACGCCGGAGTTCATCGCGAAGCTGCGGCACGCGGCGTGGCCGGGCAACGTGCGCGAGCTGCGCAATTACCTCGAGCGGTGCCTCGTCTTCGAGGATGCGTTGGATCTATCCCAGGAGGAAGCGGGCCCCAGCGGTTCCCTGGAGCTGGATCCGAGCAAGCCCTACGCCGATCAGCGGCGCCGGGTGATGGACGACTTCGAGCGGCGCTACCTGCGCGTGCTCCTGGAGAAGCACCAGGGCAAGGTGGCCCAGGCGGCGGTGACCGCGGGCATGGACCGGGTGCACCTCTACCGGCTGCTGCGCCGCCACGGCATCAAGCCCTGA
- a CDS encoding serine/threonine-protein kinase, with product MTPPGEEALYGEELSPGALVGSWVVEHVHYRGPVSWLYRARDTRTGEAAALKVMHSRFTATHTALRRFRQEATTLQRLHHPHIVDILGHGELADGRPFIAMEWLPGRDLAAELAARGPLSPKEALEVLEQVGAALEAAHQAGVVHRDLKAQNVVCLRGGAEAVRVKLVDFGVAKDLSPQTPGASSLTKTGTVLGTPLFMAPEQIRGEKPDTRTDLYALGLLLFHLVTGKPPFLGTTPHEVEEQHLHAPPPRPSERAPVPAALDAVVHRCLQKRREERYPHVAAMLEALRRAVHGGQGAVLAERTMALYAEASVEGEPDDAALERMDALLASASATAREAGLEIRVDGASCVLAMAVLPEAEHEEREARARLLASALALIRIAEALPSPPRVTLNVTVHVDATRRWREKSWSTPSGTGGLLCLSGWTVASDGHALVATEAALRGLETDFLAEPLQDMARTGHRRVMGLR from the coding sequence ATGACCCCCCCGGGCGAAGAAGCGCTCTATGGCGAGGAGCTGTCGCCCGGAGCGCTGGTGGGCAGTTGGGTGGTGGAGCATGTCCACTACCGGGGCCCTGTCTCCTGGCTCTACCGCGCGCGGGACACCCGGACGGGCGAGGCCGCGGCGCTCAAGGTGATGCACTCGCGGTTCACCGCGACCCACACCGCGCTGCGCCGCTTCCGCCAGGAGGCCACCACCCTCCAGCGGCTTCACCACCCCCACATCGTCGACATTCTCGGCCATGGGGAACTCGCCGACGGCAGGCCCTTCATCGCCATGGAGTGGTTGCCCGGAAGAGACCTCGCCGCCGAGCTGGCCGCGCGCGGTCCTCTTTCACCCAAGGAGGCACTGGAGGTCCTCGAGCAGGTGGGCGCGGCACTCGAGGCCGCGCATCAGGCCGGCGTGGTGCACCGGGACCTGAAGGCACAGAACGTGGTGTGCCTGCGGGGAGGCGCCGAGGCGGTCCGCGTGAAGCTGGTGGACTTCGGGGTGGCCAAAGACTTGTCCCCGCAGACACCGGGCGCCTCCTCGTTGACGAAGACCGGCACGGTGCTCGGCACCCCCCTGTTCATGGCCCCCGAACAGATCCGCGGCGAGAAGCCCGACACGCGCACGGACCTGTATGCCCTGGGCCTTCTGCTGTTCCACCTGGTGACGGGCAAGCCGCCCTTTCTGGGCACGACGCCGCACGAGGTGGAGGAGCAACACCTGCACGCGCCCCCGCCGCGCCCCAGTGAGCGCGCCCCCGTGCCCGCCGCCCTGGACGCGGTGGTCCACCGCTGTCTTCAGAAGCGGCGCGAGGAGCGCTACCCCCACGTGGCGGCGATGCTGGAGGCGCTGCGGCGTGCGGTCCATGGCGGACAGGGCGCCGTGCTCGCCGAGCGCACCATGGCGCTGTACGCGGAGGCATCCGTGGAAGGCGAGCCGGATGACGCCGCGCTGGAGCGGATGGATGCCCTGCTGGCGAGCGCGAGCGCCACGGCCCGCGAGGCGGGACTCGAGATCCGGGTGGACGGGGCCAGCTGCGTGCTGGCGATGGCGGTGCTGCCAGAGGCGGAGCACGAGGAACGGGAGGCCCGCGCCCGGCTGCTGGCCTCGGCGTTGGCCCTGATCCGGATCGCCGAGGCGCTCCCGAGCCCGCCCCGCGTCACGCTGAACGTCACCGTGCACGTGGATGCCACACGGCGGTGGCGGGAGAAGAGCTGGAGCACACCCTCAGGGACGGGCGGCCTGCTGTGTCTGTCGGGCTGGACGGTGGCCTCGGACGGCCACGCGCTGGTCGCCACCGAGGCGGCGTTGCGAGGGCTGGAGACGGACTTTCTCGCGGAGCCCCTGCAGGACATGGCCAGGACAGGCCATCGCCGGGTCATGGGCCTGCGGTAA
- a CDS encoding serine/threonine-protein kinase gives MRCPACHRRLASGAACPVHGEHLQPAPLSESLPLPTIPGLRGGRLLGTGGFSRVYTAYREEDGREVALKLGAASHARLFAHEADALRQVGPPTVPELLQHGTAGGYPFLVMEALHGQTLATWMGSLPDRGAARLPQVRELLAGLCAALERVHSAGWAHRDLKPENIFLREGGTLSLLDFGLARLTGGDGREDVSPAGQRLGTPHYMAPEQCLDAREAGTAADLYALGVLLFELLTGAPPFVGSVEEIRHGHVSLRPPSVSGRAAVPSGLEDVLRRCLAKNPSERFARAADVLEAFETACQLTGPTVRVPPPGPGEPRLSGAGPRPLAVLGIRTEVPVDTVLTVLEAHGGLLARSWKGGYLALFPERLSVDAGLRSGILAARRLTEEGPATTVLHLAELHVRPGGATPRVAGADLAVPDRWWTGDSAPGEIRVTAEACARLGPGATRLGPEGERLLVREAVALSPGAAPSPWVGREGLLEDLCAEALRCLEAGEPGLCVLTGEVGHGKTRLLEALATRLEAPGRVRVLRFRASPPDTTSPEALLHALQGAAAAPTPGPGAASASSGAQRHVTSRALAEGLRERAREEPCVLLVDDAHLADPTSLDALEMAALDGTRAPLWICLAAGPVLQGLRPHFGERSAHAIHATLPPLTPEASRTLLLHLLHPVELIPEPVLARLEHLAQGVPLSLVELTGALRAAGALRASPGGGWYVAPDALLDVSATPLFDRLAARALAELPEVHQVLARLCAVLGTEVTVSRVDAAMRHLEARRDAEPVASWDAGAGLERLVRTGLMGPVAPGRFAFRHPLLREALEAAVPPPARRALHAAALHSLAGTDATAQRRRAHHAAGCGAHDEAARAFLALAEEARTTHLLVEAEQHYTRALALLPEGHDAQRAQALAGRGRVRHRLQLFREGLADLAAARGLAEARRDEAWVVDLLLEEATARDWMEDVEGSSACAREALERIERLDDPRLSLRCTLARGRLHVRRGEWDAAARALRSAAEGAEWARDHETHVVALAMLGSALTFLDQTAEAARCFEEALARCERTGDTLQRAATCTARVLLWLKLGDVPRMETDLRHAIALGRELGHAQVERWATFNLAEVLYMQGRSQEALPLALRAHELGVRFFQESPVPLDALLLARIQLALGDMAEAARQLRWIEAHCAPESLPPTAIMRRMVKLAVQEAAPESSWEESAWRLLVDEAGTYASTDEMMELLLQASWGAMESGHVEEARAWLERAHQAVEGAPLWRARLESLSQALGPPV, from the coding sequence ATGCGTTGTCCTGCCTGTCACCGCCGCCTCGCCTCTGGCGCGGCGTGTCCCGTGCACGGCGAGCATCTCCAGCCCGCCCCTCTCTCCGAGTCTCTTCCCTTGCCGACCATTCCCGGCCTGCGAGGGGGGCGTCTGCTGGGCACCGGAGGCTTCTCTCGCGTCTACACCGCCTATCGGGAGGAGGACGGGCGCGAGGTGGCCTTGAAGCTGGGCGCGGCCTCCCACGCCCGTCTCTTCGCGCACGAGGCCGACGCGCTGCGTCAAGTCGGGCCGCCCACGGTCCCTGAACTGCTCCAGCACGGAACCGCTGGGGGATACCCCTTCCTCGTGATGGAGGCCCTGCACGGCCAGACCCTCGCCACCTGGATGGGCTCGCTTCCGGACAGAGGCGCCGCCCGTCTACCGCAGGTCCGCGAGCTGCTCGCCGGGCTGTGCGCGGCCTTGGAGCGCGTCCACTCCGCTGGGTGGGCTCACCGCGATCTCAAGCCCGAGAACATCTTTCTTCGGGAGGGCGGGACACTCAGCCTCCTCGACTTCGGGCTCGCTCGCTTGACGGGAGGCGATGGCCGGGAAGACGTCTCCCCGGCCGGCCAGCGACTGGGCACCCCGCACTACATGGCTCCCGAGCAGTGCCTCGATGCGCGTGAGGCGGGGACGGCCGCTGACCTGTATGCGCTCGGCGTCCTGCTCTTCGAGTTGCTCACCGGCGCGCCACCCTTCGTGGGAAGCGTGGAGGAGATCCGCCACGGCCATGTCAGCCTCCGCCCTCCCTCTGTCTCCGGGCGGGCAGCGGTGCCCTCTGGCCTCGAGGATGTCCTCCGGCGGTGTCTGGCCAAGAATCCCTCCGAGCGCTTCGCCCGAGCCGCCGATGTGCTCGAAGCCTTCGAGACCGCGTGCCAGCTCACGGGGCCCACCGTCCGGGTTCCCCCCCCGGGGCCTGGAGAGCCACGCCTCTCGGGCGCGGGCCCCCGACCGCTGGCCGTCCTGGGCATCCGGACGGAGGTGCCCGTGGACACCGTGCTCACCGTCCTCGAAGCCCACGGCGGCCTCCTGGCCCGGAGCTGGAAAGGAGGCTACCTCGCCCTCTTCCCGGAGCGGCTCTCCGTGGACGCAGGCCTGCGTTCGGGGATCCTCGCGGCGCGCAGGCTCACCGAGGAAGGCCCGGCCACCACGGTCCTTCATCTCGCCGAACTGCACGTGCGCCCGGGTGGGGCCACCCCGCGCGTGGCGGGAGCGGACCTGGCAGTCCCCGACCGGTGGTGGACGGGCGACAGTGCGCCTGGAGAGATCCGCGTCACCGCCGAGGCCTGTGCGCGCCTGGGGCCGGGGGCCACCCGCTTGGGGCCCGAAGGAGAACGCCTGCTGGTACGCGAGGCCGTGGCGCTTTCCCCGGGCGCCGCGCCTTCGCCTTGGGTGGGCCGAGAGGGGTTGCTGGAGGACCTGTGCGCGGAAGCCCTTCGCTGTCTGGAGGCAGGGGAGCCCGGCCTGTGTGTCCTCACCGGCGAGGTCGGCCACGGAAAGACGCGCCTCCTCGAGGCCCTCGCCACACGGCTGGAAGCGCCCGGCCGAGTCCGGGTGCTGCGGTTTCGTGCGTCTCCTCCAGACACCACGTCCCCCGAGGCCCTGCTGCACGCGCTCCAAGGGGCCGCCGCTGCCCCAACCCCGGGGCCAGGGGCGGCCTCGGCATCCTCCGGGGCCCAGCGCCATGTCACCTCGCGCGCCCTCGCCGAAGGGCTTCGCGAGCGTGCCCGCGAGGAGCCTTGCGTGCTGCTGGTGGACGATGCCCACCTGGCGGATCCCACCAGCCTGGATGCACTGGAGATGGCCGCGCTGGACGGGACGCGGGCCCCCTTGTGGATCTGCCTTGCCGCCGGCCCCGTCCTTCAAGGCCTGCGCCCCCACTTCGGCGAGCGCAGTGCCCACGCCATCCACGCCACGTTGCCCCCGTTGACGCCCGAGGCCAGCCGCACCCTGCTCCTCCACCTGCTCCACCCCGTGGAGCTCATTCCCGAGCCCGTCCTCGCGCGGCTGGAGCACCTCGCCCAAGGGGTGCCCCTGTCCCTGGTGGAACTCACCGGGGCTCTCCGGGCCGCTGGGGCCCTCCGGGCCTCCCCGGGAGGGGGCTGGTACGTTGCCCCGGATGCGCTGCTGGACGTGTCGGCCACGCCCCTCTTCGATCGGCTGGCGGCCCGTGCACTCGCTGAACTTCCCGAGGTGCACCAGGTGTTGGCACGGTTGTGCGCGGTGCTGGGCACCGAGGTCACCGTCAGCCGGGTGGATGCGGCGATGCGCCACCTGGAAGCAAGGCGGGACGCGGAGCCCGTGGCCTCGTGGGATGCGGGGGCTGGGCTGGAACGGCTGGTTCGCACGGGGCTGATGGGACCAGTGGCCCCGGGACGGTTCGCCTTCCGGCACCCCCTGCTGAGAGAAGCGCTGGAGGCGGCGGTGCCTCCCCCGGCCCGGCGGGCCTTGCATGCCGCGGCCCTGCACTCCCTGGCGGGGACGGATGCCACCGCCCAGCGCCGACGGGCCCACCACGCCGCGGGGTGCGGCGCCCACGATGAGGCAGCGCGGGCCTTTCTCGCGCTGGCGGAAGAAGCGCGCACCACCCACCTCCTCGTCGAAGCCGAGCAGCACTACACGCGCGCCCTCGCGCTGCTCCCCGAGGGCCACGACGCGCAGCGTGCCCAGGCGTTGGCGGGCCGAGGGCGGGTGCGCCACCGGCTCCAGCTCTTCCGAGAGGGGCTCGCCGACCTGGCCGCCGCGCGCGGCCTCGCGGAGGCCCGGCGGGATGAGGCCTGGGTGGTGGACCTCCTGTTGGAAGAGGCCACCGCGCGGGACTGGATGGAGGATGTGGAGGGCTCCTCGGCCTGTGCCCGCGAGGCGCTGGAGCGCATCGAGCGGCTGGATGATCCGCGCCTGTCGCTGCGCTGCACCCTGGCGCGAGGCCGGCTGCACGTGCGGCGGGGCGAGTGGGACGCCGCGGCGAGGGCGCTCCGCTCAGCAGCAGAGGGGGCGGAGTGGGCCAGAGACCATGAAACCCACGTGGTGGCCCTGGCGATGCTGGGCTCCGCGCTGACCTTCCTGGATCAAACCGCCGAGGCCGCGCGCTGCTTCGAGGAAGCCCTGGCCCGCTGCGAGCGGACCGGAGACACCTTGCAACGGGCCGCTACCTGCACCGCCCGCGTTCTGCTGTGGCTCAAGCTCGGGGACGTGCCCCGGATGGAGACGGATCTTCGTCACGCCATCGCGCTGGGACGGGAGCTGGGCCATGCCCAGGTGGAGCGCTGGGCCACCTTCAATCTGGCCGAGGTGCTGTACATGCAAGGCCGCTCCCAGGAGGCGCTGCCGCTGGCCCTGCGCGCGCACGAGCTGGGCGTGCGCTTCTTCCAAGAGAGCCCGGTTCCCCTCGACGCCCTGTTGCTGGCCCGCATCCAACTGGCCTTGGGGGACATGGCCGAAGCCGCCCGGCAGTTGCGGTGGATCGAAGCGCACTGCGCCCCGGAGTCCTTGCCGCCGACCGCCATCATGCGCCGGATGGTGAAGCTGGCAGTCCAGGAAGCGGCCCCGGAGTCCTCGTGGGAAGAGAGTGCCTGGAGGCTCCTGGTGGACGAGGCGGGGACGTATGCCTCCACCGACGAGATGATGGAGTTGCTCCTTCAAGCCTCCTGGGGCGCGATGGAGAGCGGGCACGTCGAGGAGGCCCGCGCATGGCTGGAGCGGGCCCACCAGGCGGTGGAGGGAGCCCCCCTGTGGCGGGCTCGCCTGGAGTCCCTGAGCCAAGCCCTCGGCCCACCGGTGTAA